TTGGAATCGACATGCAAGTATAACATTCTAGAACACAGATTCTTTTAAAAAACCAAACATCTAAATTCTATATTCTGGAAAGAGTTAGCTTATAAAAACTGCTGTATCATACTTAAGATCAGTCTGGGGGCCACAGTTCCGCGACAAGCGAAGCACGGATTGCGCAGCGCGGCTATTTGAGCCATGGAGGGCTCAATTTGCCGAAAGCGGTACTGTGGCCCCCAGACCTACTTGAATATATTATTGTACCTGCGAACCTACTCAAATAGTCAAAATAGGGATTCGGCAGACTTTATTTCTTCTTCAGCCACGGCATCATGGAACGGAGTTCCTGACCGACTTTTTCAATTTTATGTTCGGCATCCCTGCGGGTCATGGCATTGAAGACCGGACGGCCAACCTGATTTTCGGAGAGCCATTTGCGGGCAAACTCCCCATTCTGGATTTCGGAAAGGACCTTCTTCATTTCCTTGCGGGTTTCTTCCGTAATGATGCGTCTGCCGACCATCAGATCCCCGTACTGGGCTGTATCGGAAACGGAGTAGCGCATCCGGCTGATTCCGCCTTCATACATCAGGTCGACAATTAATTTCAATTCATGCAGACACTCAAAGTAAGCGATTTCCGGCTGATAACCGGCTTCTACAAGTGTATCAAAACCGGCGCGGACCAATTCGGACGCACCGCCGCAAAGTACTGCCTGTTCACCGAATAAATCGGTTTCGGTCTCTTCAGCAAACGTGGTTTCAATCAGCCCTGTGCGGGTACAGCCGATCCCTTTGGCATAAGCGAGACCGATCTGATGCGCATTACCGGTAGCATCCTGATAGACGGCGATCAGTCCCGGAGTTCCTGCGCCCTCAGTGTAAGTCCGGCGCACCAGATGTCCCGGGCTCTTCGGAGCGATCATGATCACATCGACATTAGCCGGCGGCACGATTTGACCAAAGTGAATGTTAAAACCGTGTGAAAAACAGAGTACTTTGCCCGCAGTGAGCGATGGTTCGATTTCTTCCCGGTAGATCCTGCTCTGGGTCTCATCAGGCAGAAGGATTTGAATCAGGTCCGCTTTGGCTGCGGCTTCAGCGACTGTCATCACCGTCAGACCGGCTTCTTCGGCTTCTTTCCATCTCGGGCTGTTTTTACGCAAGCCCACAATCACGTTCAAACCGGAATCTTTAAGGTTTTGGGATTGAGCATGACCCTGGCTTCCCCAACCCATTACCGCAATCGTTTTTCCTTTCAGCAGTCCCATATCAGCATCTTGATCATAATACATTTTAGCCATGTTATTTACTCTCCTTATTCATTATTTATTTAAGTGAAAATTTATTAGTAAAGCATCTATCAGTCGCTTACCGTATTAATTATCAGATCGGGCAATCACAATTTTACCGGTTCTGACAAGTTCGAGAATGCCGTAAGATCGCATCGTTCTGACAAACGCATCGATCTTATCTTCATCCCCGGTAAGCTCGATCGTTAGGTTATTTTTGCCCATATCAACGACTCTGCCCCTGAAGATGTCTACCGTTTGGAGTACTTCGAGCCGGGTATCCGATTTAACCTTGACCCGGATCAGGGCCAGCTCCCTGTTCACCACGGACTCCTGGCTCAGATTGGTCACCTTATGGACGACAACCAATTTATGCAGCTGCTTGGTGACCTGTTCAATGACCTGGCTGTCACCCTCGACCACGATCGTCATCATGGAAAGGTCCGGATTTTCAGTCTGACATACCGTCAGGCTGTAGATATTGTAGCCCCGCCGGGAAAACAGGCCTGATACCCTTGCCAGGACCCCCGGATCATTTTCAACCATTACTGCGAGTGTATGCAGCATTATTCCTTCCCCTCCAGTATCTCGGTAATTCCCTGACCGGCAGGAACAAAAGGAAGTACAACTTCATCCGGTGAGATCGTGAAATCCAGCAAAAACGGTCCGGG
This genomic stretch from Dehalobacter restrictus DSM 9455 harbors:
- the ilvC gene encoding ketol-acid reductoisomerase, which produces MAKMYYDQDADMGLLKGKTIAVMGWGSQGHAQSQNLKDSGLNVIVGLRKNSPRWKEAEEAGLTVMTVAEAAAKADLIQILLPDETQSRIYREEIEPSLTAGKVLCFSHGFNIHFGQIVPPANVDVIMIAPKSPGHLVRRTYTEGAGTPGLIAVYQDATGNAHQIGLAYAKGIGCTRTGLIETTFAEETETDLFGEQAVLCGGASELVRAGFDTLVEAGYQPEIAYFECLHELKLIVDLMYEGGISRMRYSVSDTAQYGDLMVGRRIITEETRKEMKKVLSEIQNGEFARKWLSENQVGRPVFNAMTRRDAEHKIEKVGQELRSMMPWLKKK
- the ilvN gene encoding acetolactate synthase small subunit, producing MLHTLAVMVENDPGVLARVSGLFSRRGYNIYSLTVCQTENPDLSMMTIVVEGDSQVIEQVTKQLHKLVVVHKVTNLSQESVVNRELALIRVKVKSDTRLEVLQTVDIFRGRVVDMGKNNLTIELTGDEDKIDAFVRTMRSYGILELVRTGKIVIARSDN